Proteins encoded within one genomic window of Komagataella phaffii GS115 chromosome 3, complete sequence:
- a CDS encoding uncharacterized protein (Protein with similarity to human cystinosin), with protein sequence MSLSTFLGVTYVTLWSLSFYPPLIVNFKLKSSDAISIDFLLLNTLGYVTYFISLFLQLYSSTVRVLYKHYYHGLPLLSAIDLLFVAHGLILNLITLSQLYCYRVWNFKRRSLRISFPTYLFFFVFFAFQATYYILSIKDATTYNLMVYTVNLSLWKVTISFIKYLPQLYFNFKRKSMIGYPIMSIWLDLLGGIFAMLQLFYDYSLVSAKWDLLVLVSNNKGKFWLSMVTFFFDFCFIVQYYFVYPSRAVNHEEDKMMSRV encoded by the exons ATGTCGTTATCAACCTTTCTAGGCGTCACATATGTCACATTGTGG TCCCTTTCGTTCTATCCTCCTCTGATAGTTAATTTCAAACTAAAATCGTCAGATGCAATATCCATAGACTTTCTATTGTTGAACACCTTGGGCTACGTCACCTATTTCATTTCATTATTTCTTCAATTATACAGTTCGACCGTTAGAGTCCTTTACAAACACTACTACCATGGTTTACCTCTACTTTCCGCCATCGATCTTCTATTCGTTGCCCATGGTCTGATACTGAACCTGATCACACTCAGCCAGCTATATTGCTACAGAGTCTGGAATTTTAAGAGACGAAGCTTGAGGATAAGTTTTCCAACAtatctcttcttcttcgtatTCTTCGCCTTCCAGGCTACGTATTATATCTTGTCTATTAAGGATGCAACCACCTACAATTTGATGGTATATACGGTGAATCTTTCGCTGTGGAAAGTCACAATTAGTTTTATCAAGTACCTCCCACAACTGtacttcaatttcaaaagaaaaagcaTGATCGGCTACCCCATAATGAGTATTTGGCTGGACCTTTTGGGAGGCATATTTGCCATGCTTCAATTGTTTTATGACTATTCTTTAGTGAGTGCCAAGTGGGACCTTTTGGTGTTGGTTAGTAACAATAAAGGCAAATTTTGGCTCTCGATGGtgacatttttctttgatttttgtttcattgtTCAATATTATTTTGTGTATCCCAGCCGGGCAGTTAATCATGAGGAAGACAAAATGATGAGTAGAGTCTGA